A genomic segment from Actinomadura hallensis encodes:
- a CDS encoding S1C family serine protease encodes MNERTLRRGVRAAMALFLVTLLSLLVPGCRIAQGPPAEDVPPPVTATPEKKTAKPSGRRPGVVNIETEQNLRDTRAAGTGVVLTATGLVLTNNHVIRGATKIQGTDTDNRRTYTARVVGYDRAGDIAVIRLEGATRLKAAAFASASGVEIGDPVTAVGNAGGEGGRPRVVTGRVTALEQSVTARDDSSGTTERLTGLIETDAPIEPGDSGGPLLNSDGKVIGINTAASAGLPRSASEGSDHRGYAIPSDRALEIARQIQRGEASLTVHIGATAMLGVKVRSNANSPGAVVAEVIPGSPAETAGIPVGASIVTFDGRGVDSPNTLTTLMLAHHPGDIVQVQWTTAQGAQVSATVRLAEGPPQ; translated from the coding sequence GTGAACGAGCGGACCCTTCGTCGCGGCGTGCGCGCCGCGATGGCGTTGTTCCTGGTCACGCTGCTGTCCCTGCTCGTCCCCGGCTGCCGGATCGCGCAGGGCCCCCCGGCCGAGGACGTCCCGCCGCCCGTCACCGCGACCCCGGAGAAGAAGACCGCCAAGCCCAGCGGCCGCCGCCCCGGCGTCGTCAACATCGAGACCGAGCAGAACCTGCGCGACACCCGCGCCGCCGGGACGGGCGTCGTGCTCACCGCCACCGGCCTCGTGCTGACCAACAACCACGTGATCCGCGGCGCCACGAAGATCCAGGGCACCGACACCGACAACCGCCGCACCTACACCGCGCGGGTCGTCGGCTACGACCGGGCGGGCGACATCGCGGTCATCCGGCTGGAGGGCGCGACCCGGCTCAAGGCCGCCGCGTTCGCCTCCGCGTCCGGGGTGGAGATCGGCGACCCCGTCACCGCCGTCGGCAACGCCGGCGGGGAGGGCGGCAGGCCGCGCGTCGTCACCGGCCGCGTCACCGCCCTGGAGCAGTCGGTCACCGCCCGCGACGACAGCAGCGGCACCACCGAGCGGCTCACCGGCCTGATCGAGACCGACGCCCCGATCGAGCCCGGCGACTCGGGCGGCCCGCTGCTGAACTCCGACGGCAAGGTCATCGGCATCAACACCGCCGCGTCCGCGGGCCTGCCGCGCAGCGCGTCCGAAGGCTCCGACCACCGCGGATACGCGATCCCGTCCGACCGGGCGCTGGAGATCGCCCGGCAGATCCAGCGCGGCGAGGCGTCCCTCACCGTGCACATCGGGGCGACCGCCATGCTCGGCGTCAAGGTCCGCTCCAACGCCAACTCCCCCGGCGCCGTCGTCGCCGAGGTGATCCCCGGCTCCCCCGCCGAGACCGCGGGCATCCCGGTCGGCGCGTCGATCGTCACCTTCGACGGCCGGGGCGTCGACTCCCCGAACACCCTGACCACGCTGATGCTGGCCCACCACCCCGGGGACATCGTCCAGGTGCAGTGGACCACCGCCCAGGGCGCCCAGGTGTCCGCCACCGTCCGGCTGGCGGAAGGCCCTCCGCAGTAA
- a CDS encoding phosphotriesterase family protein, whose amino-acid sequence MPAVETVRGPVDVTGLGRTLMHEHVFVLGTENVENYGAGDWWDEEEKVADAVAKLGELADRGITTIADPTVWGLGRYIPRIQRINERVPGLNIIVATGIYTYNDVPFQFHHRGPGTMLDEGPDPMIALFVRDLTEGIGGTGVKAAFLKCAVDRPGLTPGVERVLRAVAGAHRETGAPLTVHTESSIHAGRAVVDVLGKEGVDLTKVVIGHAGDSNDLDYLMELADTGAILGMDRFGLDIINPTENRVATIAALCERGYADRIVLSHDASCFIDWFGPDPATVPAMQPNWHYRHISDDVLPALRAAGVSDAQVDQMLVENPRRYFTR is encoded by the coding sequence ATGCCCGCAGTGGAGACCGTCCGAGGCCCCGTCGACGTCACCGGGCTGGGACGCACGCTGATGCACGAGCACGTCTTCGTCCTCGGCACCGAGAACGTCGAGAACTACGGGGCCGGCGACTGGTGGGACGAGGAGGAGAAGGTCGCTGACGCGGTCGCCAAGCTCGGTGAGCTGGCCGACCGCGGCATCACCACCATCGCCGACCCGACCGTGTGGGGGCTCGGGCGCTACATCCCCCGGATCCAGCGGATCAACGAGCGGGTCCCGGGGCTCAACATCATCGTGGCGACGGGCATCTACACCTACAACGACGTGCCCTTCCAGTTCCACCACCGAGGGCCGGGCACGATGCTGGACGAGGGCCCCGACCCGATGATCGCCCTGTTCGTCCGGGACCTCACCGAGGGCATCGGCGGCACCGGCGTGAAGGCGGCGTTCCTGAAGTGCGCCGTCGACCGCCCCGGGCTCACCCCCGGCGTGGAGCGGGTGCTGCGGGCCGTCGCCGGAGCGCACCGCGAGACGGGCGCGCCGCTCACCGTGCACACCGAGAGCTCGATCCACGCCGGGCGCGCGGTCGTCGACGTCCTCGGCAAGGAGGGCGTGGACCTCACCAAGGTCGTGATCGGGCACGCGGGCGACAGCAACGACCTCGACTACCTGATGGAGCTGGCCGACACCGGCGCGATCCTCGGCATGGACCGCTTCGGCCTCGACATCATCAACCCCACCGAGAACCGGGTGGCCACCATCGCCGCCCTGTGCGAGCGCGGCTACGCCGACCGGATCGTGCTCAGCCACGACGCGAGCTGCTTCATCGACTGGTTCGGGCCCGACCCCGCGACGGTCCCGGCGATGCAGCCGAACTGGCACTACCGGCACATCAGCGACGACGTGCTGCCGGCCCTGCGCGCCGCCGGGGTCTCCGACGCCCAGGTGGACCAGATGCTCGTGGAGAACCCCCGGCGCTACTTCACCCGCTGA